One region of Bactrocera neohumeralis isolate Rockhampton chromosome 5, APGP_CSIRO_Bneo_wtdbg2-racon-allhic-juicebox.fasta_v2, whole genome shotgun sequence genomic DNA includes:
- the LOC126758568 gene encoding 3-oxoacyl-[acyl-carrier-protein] reductase FabG-like translates to MSLAGKVVIVTGASSGIGATTAEVFAKQGSKVVLTGRNEANLKATEAACKAANSKVELLLIVADVTTDAEKIIKTTIDKFGQLDVLVNNAGFGEGGSILDINVDQFDRVMNTNLRSVFLLTKYAAPHLVKTQGNIVNVSSVAGLRANAGFSVYCTSKAALDQFTRCIALDLAPKNVRVNAVNPGMVVTKFYQGLGISEEVYAKYVEHSKTTNPLGRVGETKDVADAIVFLASDNSSFITGATLPIDGGRNVMCPR, encoded by the coding sequence ATGAGTTTAGCTGGTAAAGTTGTTATTGTAACTGGAGCGAGTTCCGGCATTGGCGCCACCACAGCTGAGGTCTTTGCCAAGCAAGGTTCCAAAGTGGTGCTCACAGGACGAAATGAAGCTAACTTAAAAGCTACGGAAGCTGCCTGTAAAGCAGCCAACAGCAAAGTAGAACTACTACTCATCGTCGCCGATGTAACGACAGACGCCGAGAAGATTATCAAAACAACAATTGACAAGTTCGGACAGTTGGATGTGTTGGTGAATAATGCCGGTTTTGGTGAAGGGGGTTCAATCTTGGATATTAATGTCGATCAATTTGATCGTGTCATGAATACAAATTTACGTTCGGTCTTTCTGCTCACCAAGTACGCCGCACCACATCTCGTGAAGACCCAAGGTAATATCGTGAATGTTTCCAGCGTCGCAGGATTGCGTGCAAACGCTGGCTTTTCGGTCTATTGCACGTCCAAGGCAGCATTGGATCAATTCACCAGATGTATTGCCTTGGAtttggcaccgaaaaatgtgCGTGTGAATGCCGTAAATCCTGGAATGGTTGTGACAAAATTCTATCAGGGTCTTGGCATATCGGAAGAAGTTTATGCTAAATATGTGGAGCATTCGAAGACCACGAATCCATTGGGTCGCGTCGGTGAAACGAAGGACGTAGCTGATGCCATTGTTTTCCTTGCGAGTGACAATTCGAGCTTTATAACGGGCGCAACTCTGCCGATCGATGGTGGAAGAAACGTCATGTGCCCGCGTTAA
- the LOC126758570 gene encoding uncharacterized oxidoreductase TM_0325-like isoform X2 gives MDRWTDRVVIVTGASSGIGAVTAEAFAKQGSKVVLTGRNEANLKATETACKAANSKVELLLITADVTVDAERIINSTIDKFGQLDVLVNNAGFGEMGSILDIEVDQFDRVLDTNLRSVFLLTKYAAPHLVKTQGNIVNVSSIAGLRAFPGASVYCTSKAALDQFTRCIALDLAPKNVRVNAVNPGTIVTEFLKRVGLSDEEEAKFLEHSKSAHALGRVGEPNEVADAIIFLASDSSSFITGATLPIDGGRHAMCPR, from the exons ATGGACAGATGGACGGATAG AGTTGTTATTGTAACCGGAGCGAGTTCTGGAATCGGAGCGGTCACAGCTGAGGCCTTTGCCAAACAGGGTTCCAAAGTGGTGCTCACAGGACGAAATGAAGCAAATTTAAAAGCTACAGAAACTGCCTGTAAAGCAGCCAACAGCAAAGTGGAACTACTACTCATCACCGCCGATGTCACAGTTGATGCGGAACGCATTATAAACTCGACAATTGACAAGTTCGGACAATTGGATGTGTTGGTGAATAATGCCGGTTTTGGTGAAATGGGTTCAATCTTAGATATTGAAGTCGATCAATTTGATCGCGTCCTCGATACCAATCTGCGTTCGGTCTTCCTGCTGACTAAATACGCCGCACCACATCTTGTGAAGACCCAAGGTAATATCGTGAATGTCTCCAGCATCGCAGGATTGCGTGCATTCCCTGGTGCATCGGTCTATTGCACCTCCAAGGCAGCACTGGATCAATTCACCAGATGTATTGCCTTGGATTTGGCGCCGAAAAATGTGCGTGTGAATGCCGTAAATCCTGGTACGATTGTGACAGAATTCCTAAAGCGTGTTGGCTTGTCGGATGAGGAAGAAGCCAAATTTTTGGAACATTCAAAGTCTGCACATGCATTGGGTCGCGTCGGCGAACCCAATGAAGTAGCCGATGCCATTATTTTCTTAGCCAGTGACAGTTCGAGCTTCATAACGGGCGCAACTCTGCCGATCGATGGCGGCAGACACGCGATGTGTCCACGTTAA
- the LOC126758569 gene encoding uncharacterized oxidoreductase TM_0325-like produces the protein MSLAGKVVIVTGASSGIGATTAVEFAKQGSKVVLTGRNEANLKATEAACKAVNSEVELLLIIADVTTDAEKIIKTTIDKFGQLDVLVNNAGFGERGSILDIDVDQFDRVMNTNLRSVFLLTKYAAPHLVKTQGNIVNVSSITGLRAFAGLTVYCTSKAALDQFTRCIALDLAPKNVRVNAVNPGTIVTDFLKRVGLSEAEYAKFLEHSKTTHALGRVGAAKEVADAIIFLASDSSSFITGATLPIDGGRHAMCPR, from the coding sequence ATGAGTTTAGCTGGTAAAGTTGTTATTGTAACTGGAGCAAGTTCCGGCATTGGTGCCACCACAGCTGTTGAATTTGCCAAGCAGGGTTCCAAAGTGGTGCTCACAGGACGAAATGAAGCAAATCTAAAAGCTACGGAAGCTGCCTGTAAAGCAGTCAACAGCGAAGTAGAACTACTACTCATCATCGCCGATGTAACGACGGACGCCGAGAAGATTATCAAAACAACAATTGACAAATTCGGACAATTGGATGTGTTGGTGAACAATGCCGGTTTTGGTGAAAGGGGTTCAATCTTAGATATTGACGTCGACCAATTTGATCGTGTCATGAATACAAATTTGCGTTCGGTCTTCCTGCTGACTAAATATGCCGCACCACATCTCGTGAAGACCCAAGGTAATATCGTGAATGTCTCCAGCATCACAGGATTACGTGCATTCGCTGGTCTTACGGTCTATTGCACATCCAAGGCAGCACTGGATCAATTCACCAGATGTATTGCTTTAGATTTGGCGCCGAAAAATGTGCGTGTGAATGCCGTAAATCCTGGTACGATTGTGACAGACTTCCTAAAGCGTGTTGGCTTGTCAGAAGCGGAATATGCTAAATTTTTGGAGCATTCGAAAACCACACATGCGCTGGGTCGCGTCGGCGCTGCAAAGGAAGTAGCTGATGCCATTATTTTCTTAGCCAGTGACAGTTCGAGCTTTATAACGGGCGCAACTCTGCCGATCGATGGTGGCAGACATGCCATGTGTCCACGTTAA
- the LOC126758566 gene encoding 3-oxoacyl-[acyl-carrier-protein] reductase FabG-like — MSLAGKVVIVTGASSGIGATTAEEFAKQGSKVVLTGRNEANLKATEAACKAANSKVELLLITADVTTDAEKIIKTTIEKFGQLDVLVNNAGFGEMGAILDIEVDQFDRVMNTNLRSVFLLTKYAAPHLIKTQGNIVNVSSIAGLRSFPSASVYCTSKAALDQFTRCIALDLASKNVRVNAVNPGTIVTDFQRRIGLSEEDYAKLLEHSKTTHALGRVGQPKEVADVIIFLASDSSSFITGATLPIDGGKHAMCPR; from the coding sequence ATGAGTTTAGCTGGTAAAGTTGTTATTGTAACCGGAGCGAGTTCCGGCATTGGTGCCACCACAGCTGAGGAATTTGCCAAGCAGGGTTCCAAAGTGGTACTCACAGGACGAAACGAAGCTAACTTAAAAGCTACGGAAGCTGCCTGCAAAGCAGCCAACAGCAAAGTGGAACTACTACTCATCACCGCTGATGTAACGACAGACGCCGAAAAGATTATCAAAACAACAATTGAGAAGTTCGGACAGTTGGATGTGTTGGTGAATAATGCCGGTTTTGGTGAAATGGGTGCAATCTTGGATATTGAAGTCGATCAATTTGATCGTGTCATGAATACAAATTTGCGTTCGGTCTTCCTGCTCACTAAATACGCCGCACCACATCTGATTAAGACCCAAGGTAATATCGTAAATGTCTCCAGCATCGCAGGATTGCGTTCATTCCCTAGTGCATCGGTCTATTGCACCTCCAAGGCAGCACTGGATCAATTCACCAGATGTATCGCCTTAGATTTGGCGTCGAAAAATGTGCGTGTGAATGCTGTAAATCCTGGTACGATTGTGACAGACTTCCAAAGGCGTATTGGCTTATCAGAAGAAGATTATGCTAAACTTTTGGAGCATTCGAAGACTACACATGCGTTAGGTCGCGTCGGCCAACCGAAGGAAGTAGCTGATGTCATTATTTTCCTTGCTAGTGACAGTTCAAGCTTCATAACGGGCGCAACTCTGCCGATCGATGGTGGCAAACACGCAATGTGCCCGcgctaa
- the LOC126758574 gene encoding uncharacterized oxidoreductase TM_0325-like, producing MSLAGKVVIVTGASSGIGAAAAKAFAQHGSKVVITGRNEANLKATEAACKAANSKVELLLIAADVTTDAEKIIKTTIDKFGQLNVLVNNAGVGESGSILDIDVEQFDRVMNTNVRSVFLLTKHAAPHLIKTQGNIVNVSSVAGLRSFPNISVYCTSKAALDQFTRCIALDLAPKNVRVNAVNPGVIITEFHRRLGMAEADYAKYLEHSKSTHALGRVGEPNEVADAIIFLASDSSSFITGASLPIDGGKHAMCPR from the coding sequence ATGAGTTTAGCTGGTAAAGTTGTTATTGTAACCGGAGCGAGCTCTGGTATCGGTGCCGCCGCAGCTAAGGCCTTTGCCCAGCACGGCTCCAAGGTGGTGATCACAGGACGAAATGAAGCAAATTTAAAAGCTACCGAAGCTGCCTGTAAGGCAGCCAACAGCAAAGTGGAACTACTACTAATCGCCGCCGATGTTACGACAGACGCTGAGAAGATTATCAAAACAACAATTGACAAGTTCGGACAGTTGAATGTGTTGGTGAATAACGCCGGTGTTGGTGAATCGGGTTCAATCCTGGatattgacgttgagcaatttGATCGTGTGATGAATACAAATGTGCGTTCGGTCTTCTTGCTGACTAAACACGCTGCACCACATCTGATTAAGACTCAAGGTAATATCGTGAATGTCTCCAGTGTCGCCGGTTTGCGTTCGTTCCCTAATATTTCGGTCTACTGCACTTCCAAAGCGGCACTGGATCAATTCACCAGATGTATCGCCTTGGATTTGGCGCCGAAAAATGTGCGTGTGAATGCCGTAAATCCCGGTGTTATCATAACAGAGTTTCATAGACGTTTAGGAATGGCGGAAGCAGATTATGCTAAATATTTGGAGCATTCGAAGTCTACGCATGCATTGGGTCGCGTCGGCGAACCCAATGAAGTAGCTGATGCTATTATTTTCCTTGCTAGTGACAGTTCGAGCTTTATAACGGGCGCATCTCTGCCAATCGATGGTGGCAAACATGCCATGTGCCCACGTTAA
- the LOC126758571 gene encoding uncharacterized oxidoreductase TM_0325-like, whose amino-acid sequence MSLAGKVVIVTGASSGIGAAAAKAFAQQGSKVAITGRNEANLKSTEATCKAVNSKVELLLIPADVTTDAEKIIKTTIEKFGQLDVLVNNAGVGESGSILDIDVDQFDRVLNTNLRSVFLLTKYAAPHLVKTQGNIVNVSSVAGLRSFSGLSVYGTSKAALEQFTRCIALDLAPKNVRVNAVSPGVIVTNILTRLGMSAEDYAKFLEHSKTTHALGRVGDVKEVADAIIFLAGDSSSFITGSILPIDGGRHAMCPR is encoded by the coding sequence ATGAGTTTAGCTGGTAAAGTTGTTATTGTAACCGGAGCGAGTTCTGGCATTGGTGCCGCCGCAGCGAAGGCTTTTGCCCAGCAGGGTTCTAAAGTCGCCATCACAGGACGAAATGAAGCAAATCTGAAGTCTACTGAGGCGACCTGTAAAGCAGTCAACAGCAAAGTGGAACTGCTACTGATCCCCGCTGATGTAACGACGGACGCAGAGAAGATTATCAAAACAACAATTGAAAAGTTCGGACAATTGGATGTGTTGGTGAATAATGCCGGTGTTGGTGAATCGGGTTCAATCCTGGATATTGACGTTGATCAATTTGATAgagttttaaatacaaatttgcgTTCGGTCTTCCTGTTGACTAAATATGCGGCACCACATCTAGTGAAGACCCAAGGTAATATCGTGAATGTCTCCAGTGTGGCCGGATTGCGCTCGTTCTCTGGTCTTTCGGTCTATGGTACGTCCAAAGCAGCACTGGAGCAATTCACCAGATGTATCGCCTTGGACTTGGCACCGAAGAATGTGCGTGTCAACGCTGTCAGTCCTGGTGTGATTGTTACAAATATTCTTACGCGTTTAGGCATGTCGGCGGAAGACTATGCTAAATTTTTGGAACATTCGAAGACCACACATGCACTGGGTCGCGTCGGCGATGTAAAGGAGGTTGCTGATGCCATTATTTTCCTTGCTGGTGACAGTTCGAGCTTTATAACGGGCTCAATTTTGCCGATCGATGGTGGCAGACATGCCATGTGCCCGCGTTAA
- the LOC126758570 gene encoding uncharacterized oxidoreductase TM_0325-like isoform X1 — protein MSLAGKVVIVTGASSGIGAVTAEAFAKQGSKVVLTGRNEANLKATETACKAANSKVELLLITADVTVDAERIINSTIDKFGQLDVLVNNAGFGEMGSILDIEVDQFDRVLDTNLRSVFLLTKYAAPHLVKTQGNIVNVSSIAGLRAFPGASVYCTSKAALDQFTRCIALDLAPKNVRVNAVNPGTIVTEFLKRVGLSDEEEAKFLEHSKSAHALGRVGEPNEVADAIIFLASDSSSFITGATLPIDGGRHAMCPR, from the coding sequence ATGAGTTTAGCTGGTAAAGTTGTTATTGTAACCGGAGCGAGTTCTGGAATCGGAGCGGTCACAGCTGAGGCCTTTGCCAAACAGGGTTCCAAAGTGGTGCTCACAGGACGAAATGAAGCAAATTTAAAAGCTACAGAAACTGCCTGTAAAGCAGCCAACAGCAAAGTGGAACTACTACTCATCACCGCCGATGTCACAGTTGATGCGGAACGCATTATAAACTCGACAATTGACAAGTTCGGACAATTGGATGTGTTGGTGAATAATGCCGGTTTTGGTGAAATGGGTTCAATCTTAGATATTGAAGTCGATCAATTTGATCGCGTCCTCGATACCAATCTGCGTTCGGTCTTCCTGCTGACTAAATACGCCGCACCACATCTTGTGAAGACCCAAGGTAATATCGTGAATGTCTCCAGCATCGCAGGATTGCGTGCATTCCCTGGTGCATCGGTCTATTGCACCTCCAAGGCAGCACTGGATCAATTCACCAGATGTATTGCCTTGGATTTGGCGCCGAAAAATGTGCGTGTGAATGCCGTAAATCCTGGTACGATTGTGACAGAATTCCTAAAGCGTGTTGGCTTGTCGGATGAGGAAGAAGCCAAATTTTTGGAACATTCAAAGTCTGCACATGCATTGGGTCGCGTCGGCGAACCCAATGAAGTAGCCGATGCCATTATTTTCTTAGCCAGTGACAGTTCGAGCTTCATAACGGGCGCAACTCTGCCGATCGATGGCGGCAGACACGCGATGTGTCCACGTTAA
- the LOC126758573 gene encoding uncharacterized oxidoreductase TM_0325-like: MSLAGKVVIVTGASSGIGAATAVEFAKLGSKVVITGRNEANLKSTETACKAANSKVELLLIPADVTTDAEKIIKTTIDKFGQLNVLVNNAGFGEMGSILDIDVDQFDRVMNTNVRAVFLLTKYAAPHLVKTQGNIVNVSSVAGLRSFPGASVYCTSKAALDQFTRCIALDLAPNNVRVNAVNPGVIITEFHKRLGMSEADYAKYLEHAKTTHALGRVGEPKEVADAIIFLASDSSSFITGATLPIDGGKHALCPR, encoded by the coding sequence ATGAGTTTAGCTGGTAAAGTTGTTATTGTAACCGGAGCAAGTTCCGGCATTGGTGCCGCCACAGCTGTTGAATTTGCCAAGCTGGGTTCTAAAGTGGTGATCACAGGACGAAATGAAGCAAATCTAAAGTCTACTGAGACGGCCTGTAAAGCAGCCAACAGCAAAGTGGAACTGCTACTGATCCCCGCTGATGTAACGACAGATGCGGAGAAGATTATCAAAACAACAATTGACAAGTTCGGACAGTTGAATGTGTTGGTGAATAATGCCGGTTTTGGTGAAATGGGTTCAATTCTGGATATTGATGTCGATCAATTTGATCGTGTCATGAATACAAATGTGCGAGCGGTCTTCCTGCTCACTAAATACGCCGCACCACATCTCGTGAAGACACAAGGTAATATCGTGAATGTCTCCAGTGTCGCAGGATTGCGTTCATTCCCTGGTGCTTCGGTCTATTGCACCTCCAAGGCAGCACTGGATCAATTCACCAGATGTATCGCCTTGGATTTGGCGCCGAATAATGTGCGTGTGAATGCCGTAAATCCCGGTGTTATCATAACAGAGTTCCATAAGCGTTTAGGAATGTCGGAAGCAGATTATGCTAAATATTTGGAGCATGCAAAGACTACGCATGCATTGGGTCGCGTCGGCGAACCGAAGGAAGTAGCTGATGCCATTATTTTCCTTGCTAGTGACAGTTCGAGCTTTATAACGGGCGCAACTCTGCCGATCGATGGTGGCAAACACGCTTTGTGCCCACGTTAA